A genomic stretch from Verrucomicrobiia bacterium includes:
- a CDS encoding pectinesterase family protein codes for MTMPHPLRVTTHNFRKSLKSLAAGAMAVGLALFIGVGDTQAQVTYNFTNTAATAFLSDPNAWSPVGGPGTNLDTFTILQAATKTLRLTNNFLNNGSFQIGASGGGQTLNLTLDFGTNTFVGLNGNTTSGSDFVFGQQGTTIVYIACGSMYNTNAGAPTGNARMTVGRNSGAATSIFFTNGTFVGGITVIANNAGATPSQLVVSGSGSSWSNANGMSIGNVALANNCSLAISNSASMTVMSTFQLGFQAPSSFNSVIVDSSGQLFTRNQTATIGAGSGSSNNTVTVQGGGIWDNGGRIIQVGNTTGVGSNNSLVVGNNGVVSNVTVVTIAAGDSLKMAGGLLRASVGVTNNAGAITGFGTIAANTAYTAGTSALSLGSGSSVGTLTFTNNLSLVSGTTTRIKLDSSQSGSNDFLNVLGTLANAGTITIVTNGTAPLSAGDVYTIFAAGALSGGFTSSNLPALDPSLRYDLTQFPQGILKIVPQEVVPGLTGPTNQVILVGSNAIISATVTGVPTPGVYWQYNGNNITDGATGNGSTIAGSQTLTLTLSNGQTNDSGSYCIIATNSQGSATNCMGLTVSNGNVPPSISGMSDQTVIQGNNGTFNASVAGSPSPGVKWQVNGIDIPGATGIPLILTNVQFSQDGFLYTLIATNSSGSATNSQTLHVIVAPIIATQPQSLVVTQTQSATFCVVSTNGVPTPTYQWFFGNSSILNATSTCYTITSATPANAGTYRVRITNTAGTIDSTNVTLTVNSTMAAVLTPANGAPSVCYDTPLFMAFDRLPVLNGAGKVSIYNVTNPASAVDTIDTSLGVLQSRTIGGETFSTFPVIITGTTVAIYPHLGVLGTNQTYFVTVDAGIFTDTNGALYAGIVSTNGWVFTTKPAGPANPLNVIVSTNESDDFATVQGAVDSVPANNTTPTLINIRNGTYTEIVDTRLKNNITFRGQDRTKTRVGYPNNNNINGSTANRMAFKINANDNAIENMTVTNMTPKGGSQAEAIMVNTAARRFILNYAEVDSFQDTILINDFSSQAYFYKSLIVGDTDFIWGVGNLFATNCEIRSVTGGASITQPRTPAGSNGLDFVDCQITRGGTNVTNTTFGRALGFCDGNAAFINCQIDSNVVGWTAADLTGCPNLRWWTYNDTDLLTGSPLSFNGVTLTNGDPNLACALSPTCWLSGWVPQLAPNILTNPVSVTVTAGVNATFTVAATGIPDPNYQWLKNGATITGATGPTFVIPSALAGDAGGYSVIVSNIAGSITSGSATLTVVGTGPSASFTAAPTSGTEPLAVTFTDTSSGSPNITLFWDLGDSTTTNLAGGTTLVHSYAAGTYTVTLTASNAFGANSTIVSNNLITVVTAFQAWQLSHFGCTNCPQAAASADPDGDGQNNLAEFLAGTDPNNSASGLHISSVARSGSDVVITWATAGGATNVVQATAGDGNGGYTTNFSDLSGPIVITGSGDASTNYTDVGGGTNVPSRYYRVRLAP; via the coding sequence ATGACCATGCCACATCCGCTCCGAGTGACCACGCACAATTTCCGCAAATCCCTGAAGTCACTCGCGGCGGGAGCCATGGCCGTTGGATTGGCCCTATTCATAGGTGTGGGTGACACGCAGGCGCAGGTCACGTACAATTTTACCAATACTGCAGCCACCGCTTTCCTCAGTGATCCCAACGCTTGGAGCCCGGTCGGTGGCCCCGGGACAAACCTCGACACCTTTACGATTCTACAGGCGGCGACGAAGACCCTGCGGCTGACCAACAATTTCTTGAACAATGGCTCGTTTCAAATCGGTGCCAGCGGGGGTGGCCAAACCCTCAATCTTACCCTGGACTTTGGAACGAACACATTTGTGGGCCTCAATGGGAATACAACCAGCGGCTCGGACTTCGTGTTTGGCCAACAGGGGACCACGATCGTTTACATTGCTTGTGGAAGCATGTACAACACCAATGCTGGCGCGCCAACGGGCAATGCTCGCATGACTGTTGGACGCAACTCGGGTGCCGCGACATCCATCTTTTTCACCAACGGCACGTTCGTCGGGGGTATTACGGTCATAGCGAATAATGCCGGTGCAACCCCTTCACAACTGGTTGTGAGCGGTTCCGGGTCGTCGTGGTCAAATGCGAACGGCATGTCGATTGGTAACGTAGCGCTGGCCAACAATTGCTCGTTGGCGATATCCAACTCGGCCTCCATGACCGTGATGAGCACTTTCCAATTGGGTTTCCAGGCTCCTTCCAGCTTTAATTCAGTCATTGTGGACTCGAGCGGGCAGCTATTCACCAGGAATCAGACCGCCACGATTGGCGCTGGCAGCGGTTCGTCAAATAATACAGTGACCGTACAAGGTGGCGGCATCTGGGATAATGGCGGACGAATCATTCAGGTCGGCAATACCACTGGCGTTGGGTCAAACAATTCACTCGTCGTGGGTAATAATGGAGTGGTCTCCAACGTTACCGTGGTGACCATCGCTGCTGGGGATTCGCTGAAAATGGCGGGTGGGTTGCTGCGGGCATCGGTGGGAGTAACCAATAACGCCGGCGCGATTACGGGCTTCGGTACGATTGCGGCCAATACTGCCTACACAGCGGGTACTTCGGCGCTGTCACTTGGTTCGGGAAGCTCGGTAGGAACGCTTACGTTCACCAACAACCTCTCTCTCGTCTCGGGCACGACGACCAGAATCAAGTTGGACAGCAGTCAGTCCGGCAGCAATGATTTTCTCAACGTCCTTGGCACCCTGGCCAACGCCGGGACGATCACGATCGTCACCAACGGCACTGCGCCTCTTTCGGCGGGCGACGTTTACACGATTTTCGCGGCGGGAGCCTTGAGCGGCGGCTTTACCTCCAGCAACCTGCCGGCACTGGATCCGAGCTTGCGCTATGACCTCACGCAATTTCCCCAAGGCATTCTCAAGATCGTCCCGCAAGAAGTTGTGCCGGGGCTGACCGGCCCGACGAACCAGGTGATCCTCGTTGGCAGTAACGCCATCATTAGCGCCACCGTAACCGGTGTGCCGACACCGGGAGTGTACTGGCAGTACAACGGCAATAATATCACAGACGGCGCGACCGGAAACGGTTCGACGATTGCCGGAAGCCAGACCCTGACGCTGACTCTTTCGAATGGACAGACCAACGACAGCGGCAGTTATTGCATCATTGCCACCAACAGTCAGGGCTCGGCGACGAACTGCATGGGCCTCACGGTCTCAAATGGCAACGTTCCGCCGAGTATCAGTGGCATGTCGGATCAGACCGTCATTCAGGGCAACAATGGCACGTTCAATGCCTCGGTTGCCGGCTCACCTTCGCCCGGGGTTAAATGGCAGGTCAACGGGATTGATATTCCCGGCGCGACGGGCATTCCGCTCATCCTGACGAATGTTCAATTTTCCCAGGACGGGTTCCTCTATACATTGATTGCGACCAACAGCTCGGGCAGTGCAACCAATAGCCAGACGTTGCACGTCATTGTCGCCCCGATCATCGCCACGCAGCCGCAAAGTTTGGTGGTCACGCAGACGCAGAGCGCAACCTTCTGTGTGGTGTCCACCAATGGCGTGCCGACACCGACCTATCAATGGTTCTTCGGAAACAGCTCCATCCTGAACGCCACCAGTACATGCTACACGATTACGAGCGCGACTCCGGCTAACGCGGGCACCTACCGTGTCCGAATCACTAACACCGCGGGGACTATCGATAGCACCAACGTGACACTCACGGTTAATTCCACGATGGCCGCTGTGCTGACGCCGGCCAACGGCGCTCCGAGCGTGTGTTACGATACGCCGCTGTTCATGGCGTTTGACCGCCTGCCTGTGTTGAACGGCGCTGGTAAAGTCTCGATTTACAATGTGACCAATCCCGCGTCGGCTGTGGATACAATCGACACAAGTCTCGGTGTGCTGCAGTCGCGCACCATCGGCGGCGAAACATTCAGCACGTTCCCGGTCATCATCACCGGTACGACCGTCGCGATCTACCCGCATCTCGGCGTGTTGGGTACGAACCAGACGTATTTTGTCACTGTGGACGCCGGCATCTTCACCGATACCAACGGCGCCTTGTATGCCGGCATCGTCAGCACAAACGGCTGGGTCTTCACGACCAAGCCCGCCGGCCCGGCTAATCCGCTCAATGTTATTGTGAGCACCAATGAGAGTGACGACTTCGCGACCGTCCAGGGCGCGGTGGATTCAGTGCCAGCGAACAACACGACGCCAACGTTGATCAATATCCGCAACGGCACCTACACGGAAATCGTCGACACGCGGCTCAAGAACAACATCACATTCCGCGGCCAGGACCGGACGAAGACGCGCGTTGGTTACCCCAATAACAATAATATCAACGGCAGCACGGCGAATCGTATGGCCTTCAAGATCAATGCCAACGATAACGCGATTGAGAACATGACCGTGACCAATATGACGCCCAAGGGCGGGTCACAGGCCGAGGCAATCATGGTCAATACGGCGGCCAGGCGGTTCATTCTCAACTACGCGGAAGTGGACAGCTTCCAGGACACGATCCTCATCAACGACTTCAGCTCGCAGGCATACTTCTACAAGAGCTTGATCGTGGGTGATACGGACTTCATCTGGGGTGTTGGGAATCTTTTCGCTACAAACTGTGAAATCCGCTCGGTGACTGGCGGCGCTTCGATTACCCAACCGCGAACTCCCGCCGGCAGCAACGGCTTGGACTTCGTGGACTGCCAGATTACAAGAGGCGGCACGAATGTCACTAATACCACGTTCGGGCGCGCGCTCGGGTTCTGCGATGGCAATGCCGCCTTTATCAATTGCCAAATCGACAGCAATGTCGTGGGCTGGACAGCGGCGGATCTTACGGGGTGTCCGAATCTGCGGTGGTGGACCTACAACGACACCGACCTGCTCACGGGCAGCCCGCTGTCGTTTAACGGCGTCACCCTGACTAATGGCGATCCGAATCTGGCGTGTGCCTTAAGTCCGACCTGCTGGCTCAGCGGCTGGGTGCCGCAACTCGCCCCGAACATCTTGACGAACCCGGTCAGCGTGACGGTCACAGCGGGCGTCAACGCGACATTCACCGTGGCTGCCACCGGTATTCCCGATCCGAACTATCAGTGGCTCAAGAATGGTGCGACCATCACCGGTGCGACGGGCCCCACGTTTGTCATCCCGAGCGCGCTGGCAGGCGACGCGGGAGGGTATTCCGTGATCGTTTCGAATATCGCGGGTTCAATCACCAGCGGCAGCGCGACGTTGACGGTCGTGGGCACGGGTCCATCGGCCAGCTTTACGGCGGCACCGACCAGTGGTACGGAACCGTTGGCTGTGACCTTTACGGATACATCGAGCGGATCGCCGAACATCACCCTGTTCTGGGATCTTGGTGACAGCACCACAACGAATCTGGCGGGTGGGACTACCCTGGTGCATTCGTATGCGGCAGGTACCTACACCGTAACCTTGACCGCGAGCAACGCCTTCGGCGCCAACAGCACGATTGTCTCGAACAACCTGATTACCGTGGTCACAGCATTCCAAGCGTGGCAATTGTCGCACTTCGGTTGCACCAACTGCCCACAGGCGGCCGCGAGTGCGGATCCCGATGGCGATGGCCAGAACAACCTCGCTGAATTCCTGGCGGGGACTGACCCGAACAATAGCGCGTCGGGGTTACACATCAGCTCCGTGGCGCGATCCGGCAGTGACGTGGTCATCACATGGGCCACGGCCGGTGGGGCCACCAATGTTGTGCAGGCGACCGCAGGCGATGGGAACGGCGGGTACACCACCAACTTCAGCGATTTGAGTGGGCCCATCGTCATCACTGGCAGTGGTGATGCGAGCACGAACTATACGGATGTGGGCGGCGGAACGAACGTCCCGTCTCGCTACTATCGTGTGCGGTTGGCGCCATAG